The Silvanigrella paludirubra genome includes a window with the following:
- the rpmF gene encoding 50S ribosomal protein L32 — MKVSRARRNSRRAHDALTAINLSKCSNCAAPRLPHSVCESCGFYKGRFIAKNILKADLLAVLR, encoded by the coding sequence ATGAAAGTTTCCCGTGCACGTCGTAATTCTCGTCGTGCTCACGATGCACTCACTGCAATCAACCTGTCCAAGTGCTCTAACTGTGCGGCTCCAAGACTTCCACACTCTGTATGTGAATCTTGCGGCTTTTACAAAGGTCGCTTTATTGCAAAAAATATCCTAAAGGCTGATCTTTTAGCAGTTCTTCGCTAA
- a CDS encoding biliverdin-producing heme oxygenase, producing the protein MNPEINKLDLSEKISLLLKSATSQLHDEVEQINIMSKSKPTIDNYIDYLKVLFKIFIPLEQKLLNYSEWKQNNFNFNLTKRVQHLIMDIHNLNVNKNEIIFSTNLPNIDSFEKALGIYYVLEGSSLGGQFLFKKMLLNYSDQLENKLNYLYGFGKETFKEWKIFIDNINNYAEINSAKKIDILNSALETFECFIYEFNEVKK; encoded by the coding sequence ATGAATCCAGAAATAAATAAATTAGATTTATCCGAAAAAATTAGTTTACTTTTAAAATCAGCAACTTCTCAACTTCATGATGAAGTAGAACAAATAAATATCATGTCTAAAAGTAAACCAACTATTGATAATTACATTGATTACTTAAAAGTTCTTTTTAAAATATTTATTCCATTAGAACAAAAACTTTTGAACTATAGCGAATGGAAACAAAATAATTTTAATTTTAATTTAACAAAAAGAGTTCAACATCTTATTATGGATATTCATAATTTAAATGTGAATAAAAATGAAATTATTTTCTCAACTAATTTACCTAATATTGACTCATTTGAAAAGGCTTTAGGTATTTATTATGTTTTGGAAGGATCAAGTTTAGGAGGGCAATTTTTATTTAAAAAAATGCTTTTAAATTATTCTGATCAATTAGAAAATAAATTGAACTATTTATATGGATTTGGAAAAGAAACTTTTAAAGAATGGAAAATTTTTATTGATAATATTAATAATTATGCAGAAATTAATTCAGCAAAAAAAATTGATATTTTAAATTCTGCATTGGAAACTTTCGAATGTTTTATTTATGAGTTTAATGAAGTTAAAAAATAG
- a CDS encoding type II toxin-antitoxin system RelE/ParE family toxin, translated as MNIEVKAYQEGDRQDVLSEFLSGLKDKNDIKKIRKLIRMLQLQGRELGSPASKFLGDGVYELRDLSGGFRIYYTFIDNTLTVILIVGNKATQKTDIERAKARRNKLLKEGIHDYTT; from the coding sequence GTGAATATTGAAGTTAAGGCTTATCAGGAAGGCGATAGACAGGATGTTTTATCTGAGTTTTTAAGCGGGCTAAAAGACAAGAACGACATTAAAAAAATCAGAAAACTGATCAGGATGTTGCAACTTCAGGGAAGAGAATTGGGCTCACCAGCTTCTAAATTTTTAGGGGATGGGGTCTACGAATTAAGGGATCTTAGCGGTGGATTTCGTATTTACTATACGTTTATCGATAACACTTTAACAGTGATATTGATTGTAGGGAATAAAGCTACACAAAAAACAGATATTGAAAGAGCGAAAGCGCGCAGGAATAAACTATTGAAGGAGGGCATTCATGACTATACGACTTAA
- a CDS encoding putative quinol monooxygenase, translating to MTNNTVLSDIYNVAKPGKEILAVFAKVKVIPGNEQFFKEEMAKIVPLTLNEEGAYCYILHESLDDKSEFTLYEQWESEEHLQAHLSSAHMNQFFHAVKDIMQTGFPEIKTYKNII from the coding sequence ATGACAAACAATACAGTTTTAAGTGATATTTATAATGTTGCAAAACCTGGAAAAGAAATTTTAGCTGTTTTTGCAAAAGTTAAAGTAATTCCAGGTAATGAGCAATTTTTTAAGGAAGAAATGGCCAAAATTGTTCCATTAACTCTTAATGAAGAAGGAGCTTATTGTTATATTCTTCACGAGTCTTTAGATGATAAAAGTGAGTTTACATTATATGAACAATGGGAGTCTGAAGAACATTTACAGGCTCACTTAAGCTCAGCACATATGAACCAATTTTTTCATGCTGTGAAAGACATTATGCAAACAGGTTTTCCAGAAATTAAAACTTATAAAAATATCATTTAA
- a CDS encoding glucose-1-phosphate thymidylyltransferase: MNRISIESKFITNEILFELKRAEELKIAKDLQEFLLQSEFPWRALGKPLTQFVENCINKIDKNDRIKGKVSDQAYLENKEQIVICEGAVVEPGAYISGPTFIGPNAIVRHGAYVRGSVYISEGAVVGHTTECKGSILLPFAKAAHFNYVGDSILGYDCNLGAGTKLANLKMNHKNIIIALDNKKVDTGLKKFGAILGNRAQTGCNSVTNPGSIMLPETVLLPNHTSLGVIRR, from the coding sequence ATGAATCGAATTTCAATCGAATCTAAATTTATTACAAATGAAATTCTTTTTGAATTAAAGCGTGCAGAAGAGTTAAAAATTGCAAAGGATTTGCAAGAATTTTTACTACAAAGCGAATTTCCTTGGAGAGCATTAGGAAAACCTTTAACTCAATTTGTTGAAAATTGTATAAATAAAATTGATAAAAATGATAGAATAAAAGGTAAAGTAAGTGATCAGGCATATTTAGAAAATAAAGAACAAATCGTTATATGTGAAGGGGCCGTAGTAGAACCTGGAGCATATATCTCGGGACCAACCTTTATTGGCCCTAATGCCATTGTGCGTCATGGAGCTTATGTTAGGGGCTCAGTGTATATTTCTGAAGGCGCTGTAGTCGGTCATACTACGGAATGCAAAGGTTCCATTCTTTTGCCATTTGCTAAAGCAGCACATTTTAATTATGTAGGAGATTCCATACTAGGTTATGATTGCAATTTAGGAGCAGGTACAAAACTTGCAAATTTAAAAATGAATCATAAAAATATTATTATTGCATTAGATAATAAAAAAGTAGACACAGGACTTAAAAAATTCGGAGCAATCTTAGGAAATAGGGCACAAACGGGATGCAACTCTGTAACAAATCCAGGATCTATTATGTTACCTGAAACAGTCTTATTGCCAAATCATACCTCATTAGGTGTCATTCGTAGGTAG
- the fni gene encoding type 2 isopentenyl-diphosphate Delta-isomerase, with translation MSNLKNLDKSDILSYTEDTPVLMESRKNDHIQICKDKDVESKCDIFSKIRFYPEALPEFNLTDVEMKQSFFGKTFDLPLLITGMTGGVEKGQEINEALAAAAEKYNIPMGLGSQKIMIKDPKYKKLFNVRKVAPNLFIIGNLGAVSLNYGIKLDDIKRLVDDLELNAFALHLNALQESIQPEGERNFANLLSKIELIAKSLQVPLLIKEVGSGMSPSTFQKLVSVGVSGVDIGGKGGTSWGYIEGLRSNKEGQRLGELFKNWGIPTDESLILCSRRNKELGYNIPLVATGGIRNGLHVAKAVAAGATMAGVGLPLFRAAISPEKGETALESVEKEISFFKKSLSIAMFCSGAQKLSELSSRVVREAL, from the coding sequence TTGTCAAATTTAAAAAATCTAGATAAATCTGATATCCTTTCTTATACAGAAGATACTCCTGTTTTAATGGAAAGTAGAAAAAACGATCATATTCAAATTTGTAAAGACAAAGATGTAGAATCTAAATGTGATATTTTTTCGAAAATTCGGTTTTATCCTGAAGCATTACCTGAATTTAACTTAACTGACGTTGAAATGAAACAATCCTTTTTTGGCAAAACGTTTGACCTTCCTCTATTAATTACAGGAATGACGGGTGGAGTTGAAAAAGGCCAAGAAATTAATGAAGCTCTTGCTGCTGCCGCAGAAAAATATAATATTCCTATGGGTTTAGGCTCTCAAAAAATAATGATAAAAGATCCTAAATATAAAAAACTTTTTAATGTAAGAAAAGTGGCACCAAATTTATTTATTATTGGTAATTTGGGGGCCGTTAGTCTGAATTATGGCATAAAACTTGATGACATTAAAAGACTGGTAGATGATTTAGAGCTCAACGCTTTTGCACTTCATTTAAACGCCCTTCAGGAAAGTATCCAACCCGAAGGTGAGAGAAATTTCGCAAATTTACTCTCTAAAATTGAATTGATTGCAAAAAGCTTGCAAGTTCCTTTACTTATTAAAGAAGTTGGCTCAGGAATGTCACCTTCTACATTTCAAAAACTTGTATCTGTTGGAGTTTCTGGTGTAGATATTGGCGGCAAAGGGGGCACTAGTTGGGGCTATATTGAGGGGTTACGCTCAAACAAAGAAGGGCAACGGTTAGGAGAACTTTTTAAAAATTGGGGTATCCCAACTGACGAGTCTCTTATCCTTTGTTCTAGACGTAACAAAGAACTTGGATACAATATACCTTTAGTTGCAACAGGGGGCATCAGAAATGGTCTTCATGTAGCAAAAGCTGTCGCTGCAGGAGCAACAATGGCAGGAGTTGGTTTGCCTTTATTTAGAGCTGCCATTTCTCCTGAAAAAGGGGAAACTGCATTGGAATCCGTTGAAAAAGAGATTTCCTTTTTTAAAAAATCTCTTTCTATCGCAATGTTTTGCTCTGGTGCACAAAAGCTATCAGAATTAAGTTCTCGCGTTGTGCGAGAAGCACTATAA
- a CDS encoding hydroxymethylglutaryl-CoA reductase, degradative codes for MVKDNQQVLSRSSTIQPDIVQKTIPFQHNQQSLASSRIPNFAQMNSKQRCQALVSRNIISHNDSQALNNSGALSIEQAEKFIENCIGGFTLPLGIATNFLIDGQEIFIPMAVEESSVVAAASFGAKLARTCGGFFSEPTETIATCQIQFIIDPKINIYSIFHEFLREKLFELAQNCHPRLVQRGGGVKSIELRALSKPGYYVFHVNVDTCEAMGANIVNSIAEEMGRKLPELLPCTVGSKILTNLTTHRITKVKCEIEFSALERENYSGEEAARRICSVWEFADLDPFRATTHNKGIMNGIDPVVIATGNDWRAVEAGCHAYASLSGTYKPLTKWFINKNKRLQGEIALPIAVGTVGGVTKLHPTATSCLNLLGTPSASRLSAIIASVGLAQNLSAIRALGCEGIQKGHMALHEKNLEMMRQYDHLPSISVVENQNTGN; via the coding sequence ATGGTAAAAGACAATCAACAAGTCCTATCTCGCTCTTCTACAATACAACCAGATATTGTACAAAAGACAATTCCATTTCAGCATAATCAGCAATCTTTAGCATCTAGTCGCATACCTAATTTTGCTCAAATGAATTCAAAACAACGCTGCCAAGCCCTTGTATCAAGAAATATTATTTCACATAATGATTCTCAAGCTCTAAACAACTCAGGCGCATTAAGTATTGAGCAAGCAGAAAAATTTATTGAAAATTGTATTGGTGGCTTTACTCTTCCCTTAGGAATTGCCACTAATTTTTTGATAGATGGTCAAGAAATTTTTATTCCAATGGCTGTTGAAGAATCTAGTGTGGTTGCAGCAGCAAGCTTTGGTGCAAAATTAGCAAGAACTTGTGGTGGCTTTTTTTCAGAACCAACTGAAACCATAGCAACTTGCCAAATACAATTTATTATTGATCCAAAAATAAATATTTACTCTATTTTTCATGAATTCTTAAGAGAAAAATTATTTGAATTAGCTCAAAATTGTCACCCACGCCTTGTTCAAAGAGGTGGTGGAGTAAAAAGCATTGAGCTTCGTGCTCTCTCCAAACCTGGGTATTATGTTTTTCATGTAAATGTGGATACTTGTGAAGCTATGGGTGCAAACATTGTAAACTCAATTGCAGAAGAAATGGGTAGAAAACTTCCCGAATTATTGCCATGCACAGTAGGTTCAAAAATTTTAACAAATTTAACAACCCATCGCATCACAAAAGTAAAATGTGAAATTGAGTTTTCTGCATTAGAACGCGAAAATTATTCTGGCGAAGAAGCAGCAAGACGCATTTGTTCTGTTTGGGAATTTGCTGATCTCGATCCCTTTCGTGCGACAACACATAACAAAGGCATCATGAATGGCATTGACCCTGTGGTGATTGCTACAGGAAATGATTGGCGTGCTGTGGAAGCAGGTTGTCATGCTTATGCTTCTTTATCCGGAACTTATAAACCACTTACAAAGTGGTTTATAAATAAAAATAAACGACTTCAAGGTGAAATTGCTTTGCCAATCGCAGTAGGAACTGTTGGTGGTGTTACAAAACTTCATCCGACAGCAACTTCATGTTTAAATTTATTAGGGACACCATCTGCTTCTCGATTATCTGCCATAATTGCTAGTGTAGGACTTGCCCAAAATTTATCTGCCATTCGTGCTTTAGGATGTGAAGGAATTCAAAAAGGCCACATGGCATTACATGAAAAAAATCTAGAAATGATGCGTCAATATGATCACCTTCCAAGTATTTCGGTTGTCGAAAACCAAAATACTGGAAATTAA
- the mvaD gene encoding diphosphomevalonate decarboxylase, whose product MNNTLIKDIPAELERLQNKLLELRKQGKLFIQNGDVGYSSAPSNIALLKYWGKETNREQIPLNSSLSYTIGGFRSFTKVTALGRFLPNEEKTVSYFKNKLFLDENSKENKLPPKMDRLIRSILFPFADEISIEINSHNNFPTACGIASSASGYAALVGAIADLLQLEKHFSKLELLFWLSEWARLGSGSATRSVFTSEEESFVKWEAPILNKNKFTNTSSVKFHPKWRQLQHSVFILNSSEKQTSSSDGHKYAQTSPLNIIRTSGISHKLKLLQKALLEFDFECVQSLTEEDAYSMHAVMQTGEPKACYLTNEVSNLIGLFIQLRNEYDVKAFWTLDAGPNIHILYMPEAKIMLQKFHEISQTMIEREIKILTNSFNEGLLIGKNSFNRVKNINTLESYLK is encoded by the coding sequence ATGAATAATACATTAATTAAAGATATTCCTGCTGAACTTGAAAGACTGCAAAATAAATTATTAGAGTTAAGAAAACAAGGAAAACTATTTATTCAAAATGGTGATGTGGGCTATTCTAGTGCTCCGAGCAATATTGCTCTTCTTAAATATTGGGGTAAAGAAACAAATAGAGAGCAAATACCATTAAATTCAAGTTTAAGTTATACAATTGGAGGTTTTCGCTCTTTCACTAAAGTAACTGCATTAGGACGCTTTTTACCTAATGAAGAAAAGACAGTTAGTTATTTTAAAAATAAATTATTTTTAGACGAAAATTCAAAAGAAAATAAACTCCCCCCAAAAATGGATCGTTTAATTCGTTCCATTTTATTTCCTTTTGCTGATGAAATATCAATTGAAATTAATAGTCATAATAACTTTCCCACAGCTTGCGGTATTGCATCTAGTGCCTCGGGATATGCTGCTTTAGTTGGAGCCATAGCTGATTTATTGCAATTGGAAAAACATTTTTCAAAGTTAGAGCTTTTATTTTGGCTTTCAGAATGGGCCAGGTTGGGAAGTGGTTCTGCAACAAGAAGTGTATTTACAAGCGAAGAAGAATCTTTTGTAAAATGGGAAGCCCCCATTTTAAATAAAAATAAATTTACAAACACAAGCAGTGTTAAATTCCATCCCAAATGGCGTCAACTTCAGCACTCTGTTTTTATTCTTAACAGCAGTGAAAAACAGACATCAAGTTCTGATGGACATAAATATGCCCAAACTTCACCTTTAAATATAATAAGAACATCTGGTATTTCTCATAAATTAAAATTACTACAAAAAGCTTTATTAGAATTTGACTTCGAATGCGTCCAATCTCTAACTGAAGAAGATGCTTATTCTATGCACGCTGTAATGCAAACGGGTGAACCTAAAGCTTGCTATTTAACAAATGAAGTTTCAAATCTTATTGGTTTATTTATACAACTTCGAAATGAGTACGATGTTAAAGCCTTTTGGACATTAGATGCAGGTCCTAATATTCATATTTTATATATGCCTGAAGCAAAAATAATGTTGCAAAAATTTCATGAAATATCTCAAACAATGATTGAACGAGAAATTAAAATACTTACAAATTCTTTCAATGAAGGTTTATTAATTGGAAAAAATTCTTTTAATAGAGTAAAAAATATAAATACTCTGGAAAGTTATTTAAAATGA
- the mvk gene encoding mevalonate kinase, which translates to MNLNNNILSKVTISANAGGKAILIGEHSVVYGHKAIAMALPDVRLQMKLCAPDIPLESWDHAWSTIVKGKKYEPEIHIKKLLIKAFEKALSLCKVTDNIYEYTPQIILVQSEIPLGGGMGGSAAISTCFLKIAAQIALQKNIMNEEITIEKQIEFANEIDCLFHFGKASGLDVTAVASDGMIEFTKGEKHKYIQNEKEFWLALIDSQERSETSLMVKKVALKLEENNIMAKDALDQLGKLANDCVQNLTSGNLNALAKNLNCAQDYLNILGVSTHKINNIVDVLKNEGALAAKLTGAGGGGLVMGIFESHPKQLYSIFNEECLFITRVPKYGKRI; encoded by the coding sequence ATGAATTTAAATAATAATATTCTTTCTAAAGTAACAATAAGTGCGAATGCAGGTGGAAAAGCTATATTAATTGGCGAACATTCTGTTGTTTATGGACATAAAGCAATAGCTATGGCGCTTCCAGATGTCCGACTTCAAATGAAATTATGCGCACCTGATATTCCTCTAGAATCTTGGGATCATGCTTGGAGTACTATTGTTAAAGGAAAAAAATACGAGCCCGAAATTCATATTAAAAAACTCCTCATAAAAGCTTTTGAAAAAGCACTTTCTTTATGTAAAGTTACAGATAATATTTATGAATATACTCCACAAATTATTTTAGTTCAGTCTGAAATACCTTTAGGAGGAGGAATGGGAGGAAGTGCAGCCATAAGCACTTGTTTCCTTAAAATAGCGGCTCAAATTGCCTTACAAAAGAATATCATGAATGAAGAAATCACAATTGAAAAACAAATTGAATTTGCAAATGAAATAGATTGTTTATTTCATTTTGGAAAAGCAAGCGGCTTAGATGTAACCGCTGTTGCAAGTGATGGAATGATTGAATTTACAAAAGGCGAAAAACATAAATACATTCAAAATGAAAAAGAATTTTGGCTTGCTCTCATCGACTCCCAAGAACGAAGTGAAACCTCTCTTATGGTTAAAAAAGTTGCCTTAAAACTTGAAGAAAATAACATAATGGCGAAAGACGCTTTAGATCAACTTGGAAAACTAGCGAATGATTGTGTTCAAAATTTAACTTCAGGAAATTTAAATGCTTTAGCAAAAAATTTAAATTGTGCTCAAGATTATTTAAACATTTTAGGAGTATCAACTCATAAAATAAATAACATAGTAGACGTATTAAAAAATGAAGGAGCCTTAGCCGCCAAACTCACAGGTGCTGGTGGCGGAGGATTGGTCATGGGCATTTTTGAATCACACCCAAAACAGTTATACTCTATATTTAATGAAGAATGTTTATTTATAACGAGAGTTCCTAAATATGGAAAACGAATCTGA
- a CDS encoding tyrosine-type recombinase/integrase — translation MENESENKIINISVPSTLGNSLIQNLNSIEYLAEWAKREPTNHISDIILHFLLSFSSLNTKKSYLFDLKEFLNFTFTENMNIEYINQIDEKTLIMWHDHLTNKGNLTQKSIRRKLNSLSSLLEFCKKRKLITINPMIFIQKPKHKGESKTNAFTLEEVKSILYHCEKEYELLTQENSNTKKCKSALLNYSILVTLLSVGMRVNELCELKIKDIEFASDFTRLHMTAKGNKEHSPIIHHKTSQIIKKYIHELRPNAKEDDYLFIRVQNVKNNTKLTQPAIYKMVIESAKKAGIEKKVSTHSCRATLATLLHNQGTPIGQIQTLLNHKDITTTSIYIKKANEIEESAAMKLNLSHFPDPNK, via the coding sequence ATGGAAAACGAATCTGAAAATAAAATTATCAATATTTCTGTTCCCAGTACTTTGGGAAATTCATTAATCCAAAATTTAAATTCTATAGAATATCTTGCAGAATGGGCAAAAAGAGAACCCACCAATCACATTTCAGATATCATTCTTCATTTTTTATTAAGTTTTTCAAGCTTAAATACAAAAAAAAGTTACCTTTTTGATTTAAAAGAATTTCTAAATTTCACATTTACAGAAAATATGAATATTGAGTACATTAATCAAATTGATGAAAAAACCTTAATTATGTGGCATGACCACTTAACAAATAAAGGTAACTTAACTCAAAAATCAATAAGAAGAAAATTAAATTCATTATCATCACTTTTAGAATTTTGTAAGAAAAGAAAATTGATTACTATAAATCCAATGATATTTATTCAAAAACCCAAACATAAAGGAGAGAGTAAAACAAATGCTTTCACTCTAGAAGAAGTAAAATCAATTTTATATCATTGCGAAAAAGAATATGAATTATTAACTCAAGAAAATTCAAATACAAAAAAATGTAAAAGTGCTCTTCTTAATTATTCTATTCTAGTTACTTTATTATCTGTCGGTATGAGAGTAAATGAACTTTGTGAACTTAAAATAAAAGACATCGAATTTGCATCCGATTTCACAAGATTACATATGACAGCTAAAGGAAATAAAGAGCATTCTCCCATTATTCACCATAAAACATCGCAAATAATCAAAAAATATATTCATGAACTGAGACCAAACGCAAAAGAAGATGATTATTTGTTTATTCGAGTTCAAAATGTAAAAAACAATACAAAATTAACTCAACCAGCTATATATAAAATGGTTATAGAATCTGCTAAAAAAGCCGGAATTGAAAAAAAAGTCAGCACTCATAGTTGCAGAGCAACTTTAGCAACCCTGCTTCATAATCAAGGTACTCCTATTGGCCAAATACAAACCTTATTAAACCATAAAGATATTACAACAACATCCATTTATATAAAAAAAGCAAATGAAATTGAAGAATCTGCAGCAATGAAACTTAATTTGTCTCACTTTCCAGACCCAAATAAATAA
- a CDS encoding S1/P1 nuclease produces MKNRVRISALIVSSFAISSTSYAFWDQSHQLISEIAGRKISNKSAKEIDRLLNIAIASPGSEELSKNTNTIDTAASWADSIKAYKNTNSNDNFAMCHYTDIPLTKDMIGKEIDEDLAMNKLNEVVKNETFNSVNCLKSAVKTLVTANESDLNKAISLRMVLHIVGDIGQPLHSAALTDGAFEDAGGNKVKLERVVSFSNIDGSSSSQNNMHKIWDGSLGVYLQFPYNPEDSKKGIFTPEEKKATKYDATEIVNSKDFLNLVAKITKDPLEQSVEGWVVDSYKVAVKNVYSGLILKGPDDKNNGMTSLFSDSWKMYQANRKQIVETQIKKSGIRLYMLLNSIFDPSKSKVQSQYSTLVNSIQNDSNVKPFRVN; encoded by the coding sequence ATGAAAAATAGAGTTCGTATTTCAGCTTTAATTGTTAGTTCATTTGCTATTAGCTCCACTTCCTATGCATTTTGGGATCAATCTCATCAACTTATAAGTGAAATTGCAGGGCGTAAAATTTCAAATAAATCAGCAAAAGAAATTGATAGACTTTTAAATATAGCCATTGCCAGTCCAGGGAGTGAAGAATTATCTAAAAATACAAATACAATTGATACAGCAGCTTCTTGGGCAGATAGTATAAAAGCCTATAAAAATACCAATTCAAATGACAATTTTGCTATGTGTCATTATACAGATATTCCTTTAACAAAAGATATGATTGGTAAAGAAATTGATGAAGATCTTGCTATGAATAAATTAAATGAAGTGGTTAAAAATGAAACATTTAATTCTGTAAATTGTCTAAAAAGTGCTGTAAAAACTTTGGTAACAGCAAATGAAAGTGATTTAAATAAAGCAATATCGTTAAGAATGGTATTACATATTGTTGGTGACATTGGACAACCTCTTCATAGTGCTGCGTTAACAGATGGTGCTTTTGAAGATGCAGGTGGGAATAAAGTTAAGTTAGAGAGAGTTGTTTCTTTTTCGAATATAGATGGATCTTCTTCTTCACAAAATAATATGCATAAAATTTGGGACGGATCATTGGGCGTTTATCTTCAATTTCCATATAATCCAGAAGATTCCAAAAAAGGTATTTTTACTCCCGAAGAAAAAAAAGCAACAAAATATGATGCAACTGAAATTGTTAACAGCAAAGACTTTTTAAATTTGGTTGCAAAAATAACAAAAGATCCTTTAGAGCAATCTGTAGAAGGATGGGTAGTAGATTCCTATAAAGTGGCTGTAAAAAATGTTTATTCTGGTTTAATTTTAAAAGGCCCAGATGATAAAAATAACGGAATGACATCTTTATTTAGTGACAGTTGGAAAATGTATCAAGCGAATAGAAAACAAATTGTGGAAACACAAATTAAAAAATCGGGTATTCGTTTATACATGCTATTAAATTCAATTTTTGATCCAAGTAAATCAAAGGTGCAAAGTCAATATTCCACTCTCGTAAATTCAATTCAAAATGATTCTAATGTAAAGCCTTTTCGAGTGAATTAG
- a CDS encoding peptidylprolyl isomerase, which translates to MFQKFKISLVLFNLLFVIPTFDIHAAVEKKAEVKKEKTVRKKKLTKQQKNQNQQKNLALSEPSVPKGDIEVVILTSKGKIRLDLFKEKDPLTVNNFIQYVKAGYYNNTIFHRIVDGFIIQGGAYDVGFNEKPPLFEPIKNTSFKGLKNTFGTIAMARKQSSPDSATSQFFINLSNNSYLDYTKEENGYAVFGKVLSGMEIIQKIAKQKIGQREGMYNVPFYTDEALISSVYVVEPQ; encoded by the coding sequence ATGTTTCAAAAGTTTAAAATATCACTCGTTCTTTTTAATCTTTTATTTGTTATTCCAACTTTTGATATACATGCTGCTGTAGAAAAAAAAGCCGAAGTAAAAAAAGAAAAAACAGTCCGCAAAAAAAAGTTGACCAAACAGCAAAAAAACCAAAATCAGCAAAAAAACCTTGCCTTATCTGAACCCAGTGTCCCTAAAGGGGATATAGAGGTAGTCATTCTGACAAGTAAGGGGAAAATAAGACTCGACCTATTTAAAGAGAAAGACCCCCTAACGGTAAACAATTTCATACAATATGTCAAAGCAGGTTATTATAATAACACTATTTTTCATAGAATTGTAGATGGATTTATTATACAGGGAGGAGCATATGACGTTGGATTTAATGAAAAGCCACCTTTATTTGAGCCCATTAAAAATACATCTTTTAAAGGTTTAAAAAATACTTTTGGTACAATAGCTATGGCACGAAAACAAAGTTCACCAGACTCCGCTACTTCCCAATTTTTCATTAATTTATCTAATAATTCATACTTAGATTATACAAAAGAAGAAAATGGGTATGCTGTTTTTGGGAAAGTTTTGTCAGGAATGGAAATTATTCAAAAAATTGCAAAACAAAAAATCGGTCAAAGAGAAGGAATGTATAATGTACCTTTTTATACAGATGAGGCATTAATTAGTTCGGTTTATGTAGTAGAACCTCAATAA
- a CDS encoding YigZ family protein yields MNPNLYKTIFINSISEIVIEKSKFITNMVKVKNEEEVQSFFSQIKKQYWDAAHNCTAYITYSGSMRSNDDGEPSGTAGKPMLECLKKNELYDVAVVVSRYFGGIKLGSGGLIRAYSSATQNGIKHSGVIERILHKSLILKLNYSFWDRIEKFIKNKNIPFLKPDFSEIVSIKIFVLNEVEIIEEVTNMCNGNLEFELGESEFIEVLLHKPN; encoded by the coding sequence ATGAATCCAAATTTGTATAAAACTATCTTTATAAATTCAATTAGTGAAATAGTAATTGAAAAATCTAAATTTATTACAAATATGGTTAAAGTAAAAAATGAAGAAGAAGTACAATCCTTTTTTTCTCAAATAAAGAAACAATACTGGGATGCAGCCCACAATTGTACTGCCTATATAACCTATTCTGGTAGTATGCGATCTAACGATGATGGTGAACCATCAGGTACTGCTGGAAAACCAATGTTAGAGTGTTTAAAAAAAAATGAATTATATGATGTCGCAGTTGTAGTTAGCCGTTACTTTGGTGGTATAAAACTAGGTTCAGGTGGTTTAATTCGGGCTTATTCTTCTGCAACTCAAAATGGTATAAAACACTCAGGCGTTATCGAACGTATTCTTCATAAATCACTTATATTAAAGTTGAATTACTCTTTTTGGGATAGAATTGAAAAATTTATAAAAAATAAAAATATTCCTTTTCTTAAACCTGATTTTTCTGAAATTGTTTCTATAAAAATATTTGTTTTAAATGAAGTTGAAATAATTGAAGAAGTAACAAACATGTGTAATGGAAATCTAGAATTTGAGCTAGGAGAATCAGAGTTTATTGAGGTTCTACTACATAAACCGAACTAA